The genomic DNA GAGCAGACAGCCCCAGGGCACATCACTTAGCTACCGGCGAAGGAGAACCCGGACCCCCAGCCAGGCAAGAACTCGCCACCAGCCAAGACACCTTCCGGGACGGGCACGGCGCCATGCTGAGCGGGCAGGTGGAGCGGCCCTCGGGGCTTCGCCTCGGTCAGGCCGCCTTCGCGGGGGCGGGGGTGAGGAGGCGGCCCATGGCTGCCAGGACCGCGGGCTCGACGCGGTAGTAGACCCACGTTCCGCGGCGTTCGGATGCCAGGAGGCCGGCTTCCTTGAGCTTCTTCAGGTGGTGGGACACGGTGGGCTGGGAGACGCCGACGTCGGCGATGTCGCACACGCAGGCTTCGCTGTCCGGGTGGGAGGCCACCTTGGAGAAAAGGCGGAGTCTGACCGGGTCGCCGAGGGCCTTGAACATCGCGGCGGTGAGTTCGGCTTCCTCGACGGTCAGCTCGCGCTCGGTCAGGGCAGGGCAGCACGGCTCGGCCGGAAGCGCGGCCACCATCTCCTGAAGCTTCGACATACGTCTATGTTGTCACTAGTTTCCCCCGATGCCAAGGTCATATTATTAGACACCCGTCTAATCAAGAGCTGGGGGAAGCACTCATGGCATCACCCGTCCACGCCCCGCAGTCGCGTACCGCGGTGGTCACCGGAGGGAGCAGCGGTATCGGTGCGGCCACCGCACGCGAGTTGGCGCGAGCCGGTTTCACTGTGGTCCTTGCCGCGCGTCGGGCCGACCGACTCAAGGCGGTTGCCGAGGAGATCCGGGCCGAGGGCGGCACGGTGCGTGCGTATCCGCTGGATGTGACGGATCGGGAGGCTGTCGCCGCGTTCGCCGAGCAGGTCGAGGTCTGCGATGTGCTGGTGAACGTCGCCGGCGGTGCCTACGGGGTGGAGGAGGTGGCGGAGGCCGATCCAGGCGACTGGGGGCGCATGTACGAGGTCAACGTGCTGGGCGCGCTCAAGATGACGCAGGCGCTGCTGCCGAAGTTGCTGGCGAGCGGTGACGGCACCGTGGTGGTGCTGACGTCGACGGCGTCCTTCACCTGCTACGAAGGCGGGGGCGGGTACAGCGCGGCCAAGCACGGGGCGCATGTGCTCGCGGAGACGTTGCGGCTTGAGTCGTGCGGGCAGCCGCTGCGGGTGATCGAGATCGCGCCCGGCATGGTGCAGACCGACGAGTTCTCACTCAACCGCTACCGCGGCGACACCACGAAGGCCGACGCGGTCTACGCCGGAGTCCCCGGCCCGCTGGTCGCCGAGGACGTGGCGGACGCGGTGGCGTGGGCGGTGACCCGTCCCTCGCACGTGAACGTCGATCTCATGGTCGTACGCCCCCGGGCGCAGGCCGCCCAGCACAAGGTGCATCGCGTCCCCTAGAGCCCGTTGTGCCTCGGCGTGGCTGTTCTGTGCGGTGCGCAGAACAGCCACGCCGTCGTCGTTCAGCAGCCCGGCGCGTCGGGGACGTCGAACATGTCGGCGGCGTACGCCGCCAGTTGAAGCGCGGTGGTGTGGTCGACGCCGAGTTCCGTGGCCGCGGTGAGTACGGCATCCGAGGCGGTGGGGGAGGACCCGAGGTGCTTGGCGGTGACCTGGAGGAGTTGTTCGTGCTGGTCCTTGGTCAGCCCCAGGCGCAGTGCAAGGGCCTCGCCGCCGGCGGTCACGGAGCAGACGCCGGTCTCGGGCAGTTGGAGTTCGACCGACTTCGCCGCTTCCAGGTCGCCTGCGAGCGCGGCGGCGATCGAGCGGACCTGCTCGTAGCCGGTGAGCATGAGGAACGTCGGGGCGCGGCCGTAGCTCTTCATGCCGACGGCGTAGTAGCCCGGTTCGGGGTGGGTCAGTTCGCGGTAGCCGTGCGGGGTGACGGTGCCG from Streptomyces sp. CMB-StM0423 includes the following:
- a CDS encoding ArsR/SmtB family transcription factor, translated to MSKLQEMVAALPAEPCCPALTERELTVEEAELTAAMFKALGDPVRLRLFSKVASHPDSEACVCDIADVGVSQPTVSHHLKKLKEAGLLASERRGTWVYYRVEPAVLAAMGRLLTPAPAKAA
- a CDS encoding SDR family oxidoreductase is translated as MASPVHAPQSRTAVVTGGSSGIGAATARELARAGFTVVLAARRADRLKAVAEEIRAEGGTVRAYPLDVTDREAVAAFAEQVEVCDVLVNVAGGAYGVEEVAEADPGDWGRMYEVNVLGALKMTQALLPKLLASGDGTVVVLTSTASFTCYEGGGGYSAAKHGAHVLAETLRLESCGQPLRVIEIAPGMVQTDEFSLNRYRGDTTKADAVYAGVPGPLVAEDVADAVAWAVTRPSHVNVDLMVVRPRAQAAQHKVHRVP